One genomic window of Terriglobia bacterium includes the following:
- a CDS encoding ornithine cyclodeaminase family protein produces the protein MAILLRESDVQKLASMEMALEAVEEAFRLQGDKKTDNVPRRRCRIVRGILHVMSASLPTLGWAGLKSYTSVEGQVRFHVILYSGEDGQPLAVIEAGLLGQLRTGAATGVATKYMSRAGASRLGIIGTGLQARSQLAAVCAVRPIKNILAYGRDEERRRRFCNEMSEMLGIHVEAASEPAQAVKDMDIVVTATNSKEPVFGGEWLAPGTHLNAVGSNHLSRRELDVEAVRRSACVVVDSIEQALIESGDLISAAEAGAFYWEDARELGLVVIGDFPGREDDNEITLFKSNGIALEDVALAGRIYQAAVKAGIGEPLPL, from the coding sequence ATGGCAATTCTGCTACGCGAATCGGATGTACAAAAGCTCGCCAGCATGGAGATGGCGCTCGAAGCCGTGGAGGAAGCGTTCCGGCTGCAAGGGGATAAGAAGACAGATAACGTGCCCAGGCGGCGCTGCCGCATCGTGCGGGGTATTCTGCACGTGATGAGCGCATCCCTGCCGACCCTGGGTTGGGCCGGGCTCAAGAGCTACACGTCGGTTGAAGGCCAGGTCAGATTCCACGTTATTCTTTACAGCGGCGAAGACGGCCAGCCACTGGCGGTGATCGAGGCCGGTTTGCTGGGCCAGCTGCGCACCGGGGCGGCAACCGGAGTAGCCACCAAGTACATGTCCCGGGCTGGAGCTTCCAGGCTTGGAATCATCGGCACCGGGCTTCAGGCTCGCTCACAGCTCGCCGCTGTCTGTGCAGTCCGTCCTATCAAGAACATCTTGGCCTATGGGCGCGACGAAGAGCGCCGCCGGAGATTCTGCAATGAAATGAGCGAGATGCTGGGAATTCATGTGGAGGCCGCCTCCGAACCTGCGCAGGCAGTCAAGGATATGGACATCGTCGTTACGGCCACTAACTCGAAGGAGCCCGTGTTCGGCGGAGAATGGCTGGCCCCGGGAACGCATCTGAACGCGGTTGGCTCCAACCATCTGAGCCGGCGTGAGCTCGATGTAGAGGCCGTGCGCCGCAGCGCTTGCGTGGTAGTTGATTCGATCGAACAGGCGCTCATCGAGTCGGGAGACCTGATCAGCGCGGCGGAAGCGGGCGCATTCTACTGGGAAGATGCGCGGGAACTTGGCCTGGTTGTAATCGGGGACTTTCCAGGGCGGGAGGACGATAACGAAATCACACTCTTCAAGTCCAACGGCATAGCTCTCGAGGATGTGGCACTCGCGGGCCGAATCTATCAGGCTGCCGTGAAGGCCGGCATCGGCGAGCCCCTCCCACTCTAG
- a CDS encoding aspartate kinase, translating to MIVMKFGGTSVEDANSIERVAEIIRDRLPWKPVIVVSAMGKTTRKLLRAATASAAGDSRICASLVVDLKARHKSEARRLAGNGSAVFTRIDEYFGELGKLLEGLAILGEVPPRGLDKILSYGELISSAIVADALSARSIPAHLLDARELIKTNDCYGAAVPFFDLTNHNICSRVTPLLERGEVPVIQGFIGSARNGATTTLGFEGSDYTAAIVGAALEASDIQIWKDVSGLMTADPALFAGARTVKLCSYAEAAELTYFGAKVLHPKAIYPAAQKGIPVHIYNSKRPEATGTSISATVPACTNLIKSIAYKRPVKVLHANAGQGVDGPGAPGIPDFLQTVLQACARQGIQPLMTTASASCVALVFDADSLGEERERDLLQELSRLGHSRVEGGRAVISLVGNDFSRDAGVAGRVLKAVEDLQPGIVMHGASPIMMNLVVGDSQVADIVARLHEAFFQQLDPTIFE from the coding sequence ATGATTGTCATGAAGTTCGGCGGAACTTCCGTCGAAGACGCGAACTCAATCGAGCGGGTCGCTGAAATCATTCGGGATCGTCTGCCTTGGAAGCCCGTGATCGTGGTTTCCGCCATGGGCAAAACCACGCGCAAGCTGCTCCGGGCGGCGACAGCCTCGGCCGCGGGAGACAGCCGGATCTGTGCCTCCCTGGTTGTGGATCTCAAGGCGCGGCATAAGAGCGAGGCGCGCCGCCTGGCCGGAAACGGGAGCGCCGTCTTCACCCGTATCGATGAATACTTTGGCGAGCTCGGCAAGCTGCTGGAAGGCCTGGCGATCCTTGGGGAGGTGCCCCCGCGCGGGCTGGACAAGATTCTATCCTACGGGGAACTCATCTCGTCGGCTATCGTCGCCGACGCGCTGTCTGCGCGGAGCATACCGGCCCATCTGCTTGACGCGCGGGAGTTGATAAAGACCAACGACTGTTACGGCGCTGCTGTCCCGTTTTTTGACCTCACGAACCACAACATCTGTTCCCGGGTGACTCCCTTGCTCGAGAGGGGCGAGGTTCCCGTTATCCAGGGCTTTATCGGCTCAGCGCGCAACGGCGCCACCACCACGCTCGGTTTCGAGGGATCTGACTACACCGCAGCGATCGTGGGGGCTGCGCTGGAGGCCTCCGACATCCAGATCTGGAAGGACGTTTCGGGTTTGATGACCGCTGATCCGGCTCTATTCGCGGGTGCGCGCACGGTAAAGTTGTGCTCCTACGCGGAGGCAGCCGAGCTCACCTACTTCGGCGCCAAGGTACTTCACCCGAAGGCGATCTATCCGGCAGCGCAGAAGGGCATTCCGGTGCACATATACAACTCGAAACGCCCGGAAGCCACCGGAACCTCTATATCGGCCACGGTGCCGGCGTGCACCAACCTGATCAAGTCGATCGCCTACAAACGGCCGGTCAAAGTCCTCCATGCCAATGCAGGCCAAGGAGTGGATGGTCCGGGAGCCCCCGGGATACCTGACTTTCTGCAGACCGTGCTCCAGGCCTGTGCGCGTCAGGGGATCCAACCGCTGATGACCACGGCATCGGCTTCCTGTGTGGCTCTTGTGTTCGACGCAGACTCCTTGGGAGAGGAGCGTGAACGTGATCTGCTCCAGGAACTCTCACGCCTCGGCCACTCCCGTGTCGAGGGAGGAAGGGCAGTCATATCTCTCGTCGGCAATGATTTTTCCCGCGATGCGGGCGTCGCGGGACGCGTTTTGAAAGCCGTTGAGGATCTCCAGCCCGGGATAGTCATGCACGGAGCGTCGCCAATCATGATGAATCTCGTCGTCGGCGACAGCCAGGTGGCAGATATTGTCGCCCGGCTCCACGAAGCATTTTTCCAGCAACTGGACCCCACGATCTTCGAATAA